From one Streptomyces chromofuscus genomic stretch:
- a CDS encoding RNA polymerase sigma factor, translating to MGDDAELTAAVLAAQGGDETAFRTVYRAVHPRLLGYVRTLVGDPDAEDVASEAWLQIARDLERFDGDADRFRGWAARIARNRALDHIRMRGRRPAIGGDETELTGRAAESDTAGEAIEALATDRALSLIARLPQDQAEAVVLRVVVGLDAKTAAETLGKRAGAVRTAAHRGLKRLAELLGDPESAGVLDALPPQRKPRDRAVTSASVTPTRTRTQKDM from the coding sequence GTGGGGGACGACGCGGAGCTGACGGCCGCGGTGCTCGCGGCACAGGGCGGGGACGAAACCGCGTTCCGCACGGTGTACCGCGCGGTGCACCCGCGGTTGCTGGGATACGTACGGACGCTCGTCGGCGACCCGGACGCCGAGGACGTGGCGTCCGAGGCCTGGTTGCAGATAGCCCGCGACCTGGAGCGGTTCGACGGTGACGCGGACCGGTTCCGGGGGTGGGCCGCCCGGATAGCCCGCAACCGCGCGCTGGACCACATACGGATGCGCGGGCGGCGGCCCGCGATCGGCGGTGACGAGACGGAGCTGACCGGCCGGGCCGCGGAGTCCGACACCGCGGGCGAGGCCATCGAGGCCCTCGCCACCGACCGGGCCCTCTCCCTGATCGCCCGCCTGCCGCAGGACCAGGCCGAGGCCGTGGTGCTGCGGGTGGTGGTGGGACTCGACGCGAAGACCGCCGCCGAGACGCTCGGCAAACGCGCGGGCGCCGTGCGCACCGCGGCACACCGGGGCCTGAAACGACTCGCCGAGCTGCTCGGCGATCCGGAATCGGCCGGGGTGCTCGACGCACTGCCGCCCCAGCGGAAACCACGCGACCGCGCGGTGACGTCCGCGAGTGTGACGCCTACGCGCACGCGGACGCAGAAGGACATGTGA
- a CDS encoding acyltransferase family protein, whose protein sequence is MTETVVTTATPQATADAPSRPLEVAGGRPRTRTAGARLRALDGLRLLAALMVALYHYGGRGGEITHAWGSSPKVQFPTLHSWFAYGCLGVQLFFVISGFVICMSGWGRPLRSFFASRAARLMPSYWVAVVLVTAVFALPGVAYQAVSPSDALVNLTLLQQPLGADRVLGVCWTLWVEIRFYALFAVCIVLPGANRRRVVMLCAAWTLLAAITQAADQPFLDLVVMPEYAPFFIGGMGIYLLHRNRRDATAWGIVAVSWLTGQHQAVSNLWHSPQPDQFSYRSAAVIILIVTFGFVAVLAVALGRLKWADWRWLTVAGALTYPFYLVHEHLGWPVIEVLHQDFGLASWLTISATLTFMLVLAWLFNRYVEKWATPLLRRSLTQVQGSKG, encoded by the coding sequence GTGACCGAGACGGTCGTCACCACAGCCACGCCGCAAGCCACCGCCGACGCGCCGTCCCGGCCGCTGGAGGTCGCCGGCGGCCGGCCGCGGACCAGAACCGCGGGGGCCCGGCTGCGCGCCCTGGACGGGCTGCGGCTGCTGGCCGCGCTGATGGTGGCGCTGTACCACTACGGCGGACGGGGAGGTGAGATCACGCACGCCTGGGGCTCCTCGCCGAAGGTCCAGTTCCCCACGCTGCACTCCTGGTTCGCCTACGGCTGTCTCGGTGTCCAGCTCTTCTTCGTGATCAGCGGCTTCGTCATCTGCATGAGCGGCTGGGGCCGGCCCCTGCGCTCCTTCTTCGCCTCCCGGGCCGCCCGTCTGATGCCCTCCTACTGGGTGGCCGTCGTGCTGGTGACGGCCGTGTTCGCGCTGCCGGGCGTGGCCTACCAGGCGGTCTCCCCGAGTGACGCGCTGGTGAACCTGACGTTGCTTCAGCAGCCGCTCGGCGCCGACCGGGTGCTCGGCGTGTGCTGGACGCTGTGGGTGGAGATCCGCTTCTACGCCCTGTTCGCCGTGTGCATCGTGCTGCCGGGGGCCAACCGGAGGCGGGTGGTCATGCTGTGCGCCGCGTGGACGCTGCTCGCGGCCATCACCCAGGCCGCCGACCAGCCCTTCCTCGACCTGGTCGTGATGCCGGAGTACGCGCCCTTCTTCATCGGCGGCATGGGCATCTACCTGCTGCACCGCAACCGGCGGGACGCCACCGCGTGGGGCATCGTTGCGGTGAGCTGGCTGACCGGGCAGCACCAGGCGGTGTCCAACCTGTGGCACAGCCCGCAGCCGGACCAGTTCTCCTACCGCTCGGCCGCGGTGATCATCCTGATCGTCACCTTCGGCTTCGTCGCGGTGCTGGCGGTGGCGCTGGGCCGGCTGAAGTGGGCCGACTGGCGCTGGCTGACCGTCGCGGGCGCGCTGACCTACCCCTTCTACCTGGTCCACGAGCACCTGGGGTGGCCGGTCATCGAGGTCCTGCACCAGGACTTCGGGCTCGCCTCGTGGCTGACGATCTCCGCGACGCTCACGTTCATGCTCGTACTCGCGTGGCTTTTCAACCGGTATGTGGAGAAGTGGGCCACGCCGCTGCTGCGGCGGTCGCTGACGCAGGTCCAGGGCTCCAAGGGCTGA
- a CDS encoding class I SAM-dependent methyltransferase, which produces MTTAHEAPPRPRRLDDVPGWFPVLDQVLFDWLLNRQEAAGVRGDLLEVGVYMGKSAIFLGRHLREGEHYTVCDLFEGDAPDDANRAESTKSYSALTRQAFETNYLSFHDELPRVVQGPSSLVPGEVERNSCRFVHIDGSHLYEHVYDDIGAARDVLVPDGIVVLDDFRSEHTPGVSVAVWEAVLSRGLRPICLSTQKLYGTWGDPEPVQEELLAMVRGRGDCGLSVQQAAGHRLVRLKSKGMKAPDFPPSRHAERDASPTVPKPAAASASTCPAPPRKPPTRARRLAADLLPPLLTRAIRKARVTGPSTTR; this is translated from the coding sequence ATGACCACTGCACATGAGGCACCCCCGCGGCCCCGGCGGCTCGACGACGTCCCGGGCTGGTTCCCCGTACTCGACCAGGTGCTCTTCGACTGGCTCCTGAACCGGCAGGAGGCCGCCGGCGTCCGCGGCGACCTGCTGGAGGTCGGGGTCTACATGGGCAAGAGCGCCATCTTCCTGGGCCGCCATCTCCGGGAGGGCGAGCACTACACCGTGTGCGACCTCTTCGAGGGCGACGCCCCGGACGACGCCAACCGGGCCGAGTCGACGAAGTCGTACAGCGCGCTCACCCGCCAGGCCTTCGAGACCAACTACCTCTCCTTCCACGACGAGCTCCCGCGCGTCGTGCAGGGCCCCAGCTCGCTCGTGCCCGGCGAGGTCGAGCGGAACTCCTGCCGCTTCGTGCACATCGACGGCTCACACCTGTACGAGCACGTGTACGACGACATCGGCGCCGCCCGCGACGTCCTGGTGCCCGACGGGATCGTCGTCCTGGACGACTTCCGCTCCGAGCACACCCCCGGTGTCTCCGTCGCCGTCTGGGAGGCCGTGCTCAGCCGGGGCTTGCGCCCGATCTGCCTGAGCACGCAGAAGCTGTACGGCACCTGGGGCGACCCGGAGCCGGTGCAGGAGGAGCTGCTGGCGATGGTCCGCGGGCGCGGCGACTGCGGGCTCAGCGTCCAGCAGGCCGCCGGTCACCGCCTGGTGCGCCTGAAGTCCAAGGGCATGAAGGCCCCCGACTTCCCGCCGTCCCGTCACGCGGAGAGGGACGCCTCGCCGACCGTGCCCAAGCCCGCCGCCGCCTCCGCGTCGACCTGCCCGGCCCCGCCCCGCAAGCCCCCCACCCGCGCCCGCCGTCTGGCGGCCGACCTGCTGCCCCCGCTGCTGACCCGGGCGATCCGCAAAGCCCGCGTCACCGGACCTTCGACGACGCGCTGA
- a CDS encoding glycosyltransferase family 29 protein, whose protein sequence is MTVRSRWSRSRTGDTASASADAGPPTAQVTPVELEDCLRACAVHSGKLVGSLDSRRIALAEKLRELLALWAAQEQPQSASAGGAGSIIRRGAKAVGGGGSLSNEVLDALLAVGNKALDCGYDDELNLSLLITDTVLSQRKNSRAGWRLRGRLLEAMGRPVAAVEAFERYLSLTQEDGFGVRAKVAGLRTAQERRGELLSLLQRTVPDAAAHAAGPATDVWAEGLAAHDAGDWERAQPLLVGALVALDRTEAPEQEFQEALSHYLDLSTGVQHRPGPELIQAIGLFAEQRRNRMRGPLDDPTFGGLQWISLGEFRNRIAGKSIALIANSGKVGESGKGAEIDAYDLVVRFNSYKIDAANTGRRTDIHVTIHKHGFNWDQQVDTRLVFGGISGDWKYSLRNRLVPGAQKYLGDESLRWPVRNIGKWGTDTWPSIPTSGFNMLWLLDFLDVSPTLDLIGFDFYESGAYRIDAAMKMPITSVHEYTSEKAWVMERAQSVSGMRISLR, encoded by the coding sequence ATGACGGTTCGCAGCAGATGGTCACGTTCCCGAACAGGGGACACGGCATCGGCGAGCGCTGACGCCGGTCCGCCGACGGCCCAGGTCACTCCGGTGGAGCTGGAGGACTGCCTGCGCGCCTGCGCGGTGCACAGCGGCAAGCTCGTGGGCAGCCTCGACTCCCGGCGCATCGCGCTCGCCGAGAAGCTGCGCGAGCTGCTCGCTCTGTGGGCCGCCCAGGAGCAGCCCCAGTCGGCGTCCGCGGGTGGCGCGGGCAGCATCATCCGGCGCGGCGCGAAGGCCGTCGGGGGTGGCGGCAGCCTGAGCAACGAAGTGCTCGACGCGCTCCTCGCCGTCGGCAACAAGGCGCTCGACTGCGGCTACGACGACGAGCTGAACCTCTCCCTGCTCATCACCGACACGGTGCTGTCGCAGCGCAAGAACTCCCGTGCCGGCTGGCGGCTGCGCGGCCGCCTGCTGGAGGCCATGGGCCGCCCGGTCGCCGCCGTCGAGGCCTTCGAGCGCTACCTGAGCCTCACCCAGGAGGACGGCTTCGGCGTCCGCGCCAAGGTCGCCGGCCTGCGCACCGCCCAGGAGCGGCGCGGGGAGCTGCTCTCCCTGCTGCAGCGCACCGTCCCGGACGCCGCCGCGCACGCCGCGGGCCCGGCGACCGACGTGTGGGCCGAGGGTCTCGCCGCCCACGACGCCGGGGACTGGGAGCGGGCCCAGCCGCTGCTGGTGGGCGCGCTGGTCGCACTGGACCGCACCGAGGCTCCCGAACAGGAGTTCCAGGAGGCACTCAGCCACTACCTGGACCTGAGCACCGGAGTCCAGCACCGGCCCGGCCCCGAACTGATCCAGGCGATCGGCCTCTTCGCCGAGCAGCGGCGCAACCGGATGCGCGGCCCGCTGGACGACCCGACCTTCGGCGGCCTGCAGTGGATCAGCCTGGGTGAGTTCCGCAACCGGATCGCCGGCAAGTCGATCGCCCTGATCGCCAACTCCGGCAAGGTCGGCGAGAGCGGCAAGGGCGCCGAGATCGACGCCTACGACCTGGTCGTGCGCTTCAACTCGTACAAGATCGACGCGGCCAACACCGGCAGGCGGACCGACATCCACGTCACCATCCACAAGCACGGCTTCAACTGGGACCAGCAGGTCGACACCCGCCTGGTCTTCGGCGGGATCTCCGGCGACTGGAAGTACTCGCTGCGCAACCGCCTCGTGCCGGGCGCACAGAAGTACCTCGGTGACGAGTCGCTGCGCTGGCCCGTGCGCAACATCGGCAAGTGGGGCACGGACACGTGGCCGTCGATCCCCACGTCCGGCTTCAACATGCTCTGGCTGCTCGACTTCCTCGACGTCAGCCCGACTCTCGACCTGATCGGCTTCGACTTCTACGAGAGCGGTGCGTACCGCATCGACGCGGCGATGAAGATGCCCATCACGTCCGTCCACGAATACACCAGCGAGAAGGCGTGGGTCATGGAACGGGCCCAGAGCGTCTCCGGCATGAGGATCTCCCTGCGATGA
- a CDS encoding glycosyltransferase, giving the protein MTATHISPAELRTAAPATDARALTGKRRIAFASFVDENYLPGFLVLLRSLALSNPGVCEDFIVLHDDLKPSSVAQIRALHPRVSFRRVDADHYDSYAKGDQDNYLVRKAYFILDVFKIRDYDTVITLDTDMVVLGSISELLSLREGLAAVPQFFYGQHKLNSGLLVIQKEYLSDEFYAKIDHVGRTGAYELDKHDQGILNAVLDGDFVRLDPRFNFVKRRLSGDLPVPDDTAILHFTGRHKPWQGGEAGYDKAQERWREFDMTDAELHAAYLAAGGTTHRDLLVHYGTPYVERTGDVNAARRVALAHIGAGDYQAAVDIMERVHIPVDEAWPHEVYGHALLAVSRYEEAKAQLLLATAAPNRAATAFARLALISWVHGDDAASHKYALQGLTVDPTHRAGRIWHQRTISVPAQQSGSAAEQLAHVAFYMDRQGNAGDKLLPESVRLAFDPDTTNRRWHSVHAHRLFDEAALERVNARRGMVIGGGGLFIPDTMPNGNSAWQWNVPDELLKRIDVPIAVYAVGFNAFDGQSYRAQRFRESLRLLVEKSAFFGLRNHGSIEKVRAMLPAHLHDKVRFQPCPTTVTRQLVAGWKDPATRDDTILINAAYDRASLRFGHDYGYFLAQMAKAVRELGDLAEVQCVAHSLDDERIAFDLRREHGVSMPVIPMYDFENDEIRELYARTKLVIGMRGHAGMIPFGCGTPIISLISHPKMAYFLRDIERPEWGVSVHDRNLAEVLVERSRDLLADHDRTVADVHGRQQELWKITQANAAELRTVLGG; this is encoded by the coding sequence ATGACCGCGACCCACATATCCCCGGCCGAGCTCCGCACCGCCGCCCCGGCCACCGATGCCCGAGCGCTCACCGGCAAGCGCCGGATCGCCTTCGCCAGCTTCGTCGACGAGAACTACCTGCCCGGCTTCCTGGTCCTGCTGCGCTCGCTCGCGCTGTCCAACCCGGGTGTGTGCGAGGACTTCATCGTCCTGCACGACGACCTCAAGCCGTCCTCCGTGGCCCAGATCCGCGCCCTGCACCCGCGCGTGAGCTTCCGTCGCGTCGACGCCGACCACTACGACTCGTACGCCAAGGGCGACCAGGACAACTACCTGGTGCGCAAGGCGTACTTCATCCTCGACGTCTTCAAGATCCGCGACTACGACACCGTGATCACCCTGGACACCGACATGGTCGTCCTCGGTTCGATCTCCGAGCTGCTGTCGCTGCGCGAGGGCCTCGCCGCCGTACCCCAGTTCTTCTACGGCCAGCACAAGCTCAACAGCGGTCTGCTCGTCATTCAGAAGGAGTACCTGAGCGACGAGTTCTACGCGAAGATCGACCACGTCGGCCGCACCGGCGCCTACGAGCTGGACAAGCACGACCAGGGCATCCTCAACGCCGTCCTGGACGGCGACTTCGTCCGCCTGGACCCGAGGTTCAACTTCGTCAAGCGCCGGCTCTCCGGTGACCTGCCGGTCCCCGACGACACGGCGATCCTGCACTTCACCGGCCGGCACAAGCCCTGGCAGGGCGGCGAGGCGGGCTACGACAAGGCGCAGGAGCGCTGGCGCGAGTTCGACATGACCGACGCCGAGCTGCACGCGGCGTACCTCGCCGCGGGCGGCACCACACACCGCGACCTGCTGGTGCACTACGGCACCCCGTACGTCGAGCGCACCGGTGACGTCAACGCCGCCCGCCGGGTCGCCCTCGCCCACATCGGCGCCGGCGACTACCAGGCCGCCGTCGACATCATGGAGCGCGTCCACATCCCCGTCGACGAGGCCTGGCCGCACGAGGTGTACGGGCACGCCCTGCTGGCCGTCTCCCGCTACGAGGAGGCCAAGGCCCAGCTGCTGCTGGCGACCGCCGCGCCCAACCGCGCCGCCACCGCCTTCGCCCGGCTCGCCCTGATCTCCTGGGTGCACGGCGACGACGCCGCCTCGCACAAGTACGCCCTGCAGGGCCTGACCGTCGACCCGACGCACCGGGCCGGCCGCATCTGGCACCAGCGCACCATCAGCGTCCCGGCCCAGCAGTCCGGCAGCGCGGCCGAGCAGCTCGCGCACGTCGCGTTCTACATGGACCGGCAGGGCAACGCGGGCGACAAGCTGCTCCCGGAGAGCGTCCGCCTCGCCTTCGACCCCGACACCACCAACCGCCGCTGGCACTCCGTGCACGCCCACCGCCTGTTCGACGAGGCGGCCCTGGAGCGTGTCAACGCCCGCCGCGGCATGGTGATCGGCGGCGGCGGCCTGTTCATCCCGGACACCATGCCCAACGGCAACAGCGCCTGGCAGTGGAACGTCCCCGACGAGCTGCTGAAGCGTATCGACGTGCCGATCGCGGTGTACGCCGTCGGCTTCAACGCCTTCGACGGGCAGAGCTACCGCGCCCAGCGGTTCCGCGAGTCGCTGCGGCTGCTGGTGGAGAAGTCCGCCTTCTTCGGCCTGCGCAACCACGGTTCGATCGAGAAGGTCCGGGCCATGCTCCCGGCGCACCTGCACGACAAGGTGCGTTTCCAGCCGTGCCCGACCACGGTCACCCGCCAGCTCGTCGCCGGCTGGAAGGACCCGGCCACCCGCGACGACACCATCCTCATCAACGCCGCCTACGACCGCGCCTCCCTGCGCTTCGGCCACGACTACGGCTACTTCCTGGCCCAGATGGCCAAGGCGGTGCGCGAGCTCGGCGATCTCGCCGAGGTGCAGTGCGTGGCGCACTCGCTCGACGACGAGCGGATCGCGTTCGACCTGCGCCGCGAGCACGGCGTGTCGATGCCCGTCATCCCGATGTACGACTTCGAGAACGACGAGATCCGCGAGCTGTACGCACGCACCAAGCTGGTCATCGGCATGCGCGGCCACGCGGGCATGATCCCGTTCGGCTGCGGCACCCCCATCATCAGCCTGATCTCGCACCCGAAGATGGCGTACTTCCTGCGCGACATCGAGCGCCCCGAGTGGGGTGTCTCCGTGCACGACCGCAACCTCGCCGAGGTGCTCGTCGAGCGCTCCCGCGACCTGCTCGCCGACCACGACAGGACCGTGGCCGACGTGCACGGCCGGCAGCAGGAGCTGTGGAAGATCACCCAGGCGAACGCCGCCGAGCTGCGGACCGTCCTGGGCGGCTGA
- a CDS encoding FkbM family methyltransferase, translating into MRISQVEAANARMLAHAPSVRPVATSDIIRTHRKKHPYRGLAEIDSPYCPPFVMFCVNDDAVALDTLWNGRFGYEPGSLATWSRLAAKSTTIADVGAHVGYFSMIAALANPKAKVHAFEPVDQVHARLAVNIRLNNVQNVRRYQAGVSSEPGWADIGVRFSGNLLSTGSSLEHAAGDAEMKRIQLLTLDEVFANTKLDLIKIDVEGHEMSVLQGARQVLKRDRPTVMLEALVGAPLDPLLAEFGPLGYEAHWVAEEEEVHIPSDRPRPAGARNLLFTPRG; encoded by the coding sequence ATGCGCATCTCGCAGGTCGAAGCCGCCAATGCCCGGATGCTGGCCCACGCCCCGTCCGTCAGGCCCGTCGCCACCAGCGACATCATCCGCACGCACCGAAAGAAGCACCCCTACCGGGGCCTCGCCGAGATCGACTCCCCGTACTGCCCGCCGTTCGTCATGTTCTGCGTGAACGACGACGCGGTCGCGCTCGACACCCTGTGGAACGGGCGATTCGGCTACGAACCCGGGAGCCTGGCCACCTGGTCACGGCTGGCGGCGAAGAGCACGACGATAGCCGACGTCGGCGCGCACGTCGGGTACTTCTCCATGATCGCCGCCCTCGCCAACCCGAAGGCGAAGGTGCACGCGTTCGAGCCGGTGGACCAGGTGCACGCGCGGCTGGCGGTGAACATCCGGCTGAACAACGTGCAGAACGTGCGGCGCTACCAGGCGGGCGTCTCCAGCGAGCCGGGCTGGGCCGACATCGGCGTGCGCTTCTCGGGGAACCTGCTGTCGACGGGCTCGTCCCTGGAGCACGCGGCCGGGGACGCCGAGATGAAGCGGATCCAACTGCTCACGCTGGACGAGGTGTTCGCGAACACCAAGCTCGACCTGATCAAGATCGACGTCGAGGGCCACGAGATGTCGGTGCTGCAGGGCGCCCGGCAGGTGCTGAAGCGGGACCGGCCGACCGTGATGCTGGAGGCGCTGGTGGGCGCCCCGCTGGACCCCCTGCTCGCCGAGTTCGGGCCCCTGGGCTACGAGGCGCACTGGGTGGCCGAGGAGGAGGAAGTGCACATCCCCTCGGACCGGCCCCGGCCGGCCGGGGCGCGGAACCTGCTCTTCACCCCGCGCGGCTAG
- a CDS encoding Uma2 family endonuclease, translating into MPEDFAIPDFSVVDEDFRDAHVTKNHYAPTVFRLVVEVTSSNWSDDLGPKVECYAEAGVPAYLIADRKHDEVLLYTDPADGKYPAPQRFKRGRRVPVPEFVGVRLEPAVDTLLDG; encoded by the coding sequence TTGCCCGAGGACTTCGCGATTCCTGACTTCTCCGTCGTCGACGAGGACTTTCGCGACGCCCACGTCACGAAGAACCACTACGCTCCGACCGTCTTCCGGCTGGTCGTCGAAGTGACGTCGTCCAACTGGTCCGACGACCTCGGTCCCAAGGTCGAGTGCTACGCGGAGGCCGGTGTCCCGGCCTACCTCATCGCCGACCGCAAGCACGACGAGGTGCTCCTGTACACCGACCCGGCCGACGGCAAGTACCCCGCCCCCCAGCGCTTCAAGCGCGGACGGAGGGTGCCGGTGCCGGAGTTCGTCGGCGTTCGCCTGGAACCCGCGGTCGACACCCTCCTCGACGGCTGA
- a CDS encoding acyl-CoA mutase large subunit family protein translates to MARESESGLPIEPVYGPDALDGWDPAVRLGEPGAYPFTRGVYPTMYTGRPWTMRQYAGFGTATESNARYRQLIEHGTTGLSVAFDLPTQMGHDSDAPLAHGEVGKVGVAVDSIDDMRVLFEGIPLDKVSTSMTINAPAALLLLLYQLVAEEQGVRADRLTGTIQNDVLKEYIARGTYIFPPKPSLRLIADIFKYCRTEIPRWNTISISGYHMAEAGASPAQEIAFTLANGIEYVRTAVAAGMDVDDFAPRLSFFFVARTTLLEEVAKFRAARRIWARVMREEFGARNPKSTMLRFHTQTAGVQLTAQQPEVNLVRVSVQALAAVLGGTQSLHTNSFDEAIALPTDKSARLALRTQQVLAHETDVTATVDPFAGSYAVERMTDDVEAATVELMAKVEEMGGSVAAIEHGFQKGEIERNAYRIAQETDAGERVVVGVNRFTVDEEEPYEPLRVDPAIEARQAERLAALRAERDRPAVDSALSELKKAAEGEDNVLHPMKEALRARATVGEVCNALREVWGTYVPSDAF, encoded by the coding sequence ATGGCGCGCGAGTCGGAGTCCGGACTGCCCATCGAACCGGTGTACGGGCCGGATGCCCTGGACGGCTGGGACCCGGCCGTCCGCCTGGGCGAGCCCGGCGCGTACCCCTTCACGCGCGGCGTCTACCCCACGATGTACACGGGCCGCCCCTGGACCATGCGCCAGTACGCGGGCTTCGGCACGGCGACGGAGTCCAACGCCCGCTACCGGCAGCTCATCGAGCACGGCACCACCGGCCTGTCGGTCGCCTTCGACCTGCCCACCCAGATGGGCCACGACTCCGACGCGCCCCTCGCGCACGGCGAGGTCGGCAAGGTCGGTGTCGCCGTCGACTCGATCGACGACATGCGGGTGCTGTTCGAAGGCATCCCGCTCGACAAGGTGTCGACGTCGATGACGATCAACGCCCCGGCCGCGCTGCTCCTGCTGCTGTACCAGCTGGTCGCGGAGGAGCAGGGGGTGCGGGCGGACCGGCTGACGGGCACGATCCAGAACGACGTGCTGAAGGAGTACATCGCGCGCGGGACGTACATCTTCCCGCCGAAGCCGTCCCTGCGGCTCATCGCCGACATCTTCAAGTACTGCCGGACCGAGATCCCCAGGTGGAACACCATTTCGATCTCCGGCTACCACATGGCCGAGGCGGGCGCGTCCCCCGCACAGGAGATCGCCTTCACCCTCGCCAACGGCATCGAGTACGTCCGCACGGCCGTCGCCGCCGGCATGGACGTCGACGACTTCGCCCCACGCCTGTCCTTCTTCTTCGTCGCGCGGACGACGCTGCTGGAGGAGGTCGCGAAGTTCCGCGCCGCCCGCCGGATCTGGGCGCGGGTGATGCGCGAGGAGTTCGGCGCGAGGAACCCCAAGTCGACGATGCTGCGCTTCCACACCCAGACGGCGGGCGTCCAGCTGACGGCCCAGCAGCCCGAGGTCAACCTGGTCCGCGTCTCCGTTCAGGCCCTGGCCGCGGTGCTCGGCGGCACCCAGTCCCTGCACACCAACTCCTTCGACGAGGCGATCGCCCTCCCCACCGACAAGAGCGCCCGGCTGGCCCTGCGCACCCAGCAGGTGCTCGCCCACGAGACCGACGTGACGGCGACCGTCGACCCGTTCGCCGGCTCCTACGCCGTCGAGCGGATGACGGACGACGTCGAGGCGGCCACCGTCGAGCTCATGGCGAAGGTCGAGGAGATGGGCGGCTCGGTCGCCGCGATCGAACACGGTTTCCAGAAGGGTGAGATCGAGCGCAACGCCTACCGGATCGCCCAGGAGACGGACGCGGGCGAGCGGGTCGTGGTCGGCGTGAACCGCTTCACCGTCGACGAGGAGGAACCGTACGAGCCGCTGCGCGTCGACCCCGCCATCGAGGCCCGGCAGGCGGAGCGCCTGGCCGCGCTGCGCGCCGAACGCGACCGGCCCGCGGTGGACTCGGCCCTGTCGGAGCTGAAGAAGGCGGCCGAGGGCGAGGACAACGTGCTGCACCCGATGAAGGAGGCGCTGCGGGCTCGGGCGACCGTGGGCGAGGTGTGCAACGCGCTGCGGGAGGTTTGGGGGACGTACGTACCGTCGGATGCCTTCTGA
- a CDS encoding L,D-transpeptidase family protein, translating to MGRTAAVLAALVTVCGCTAPAVDSQGKPRGPIHIDVTGTAAAPPPASPSAASRSPERPAASRPPVRPAAPAPGPAPVLWSRGDTGRDVRELQARLRQVAWLFDGPTGTYDDLTERAVRGFQGKRGLPKTGTTDTVTWQRLLRMTREPGRWDLYLMGGQPADAPDARCLTGRVLCISKSSRTLRWMIDGRTVTTLPVRFGSAYTPTREGEFRVYWKSRRHHSTLYDSPMPYAMFFSGGQAVHYSSDFAARGYAGSSHGCVNVRDEAAIAQLFGEVRKGDKVVVHW from the coding sequence ATGGGAAGGACGGCCGCCGTGCTGGCGGCGCTGGTCACGGTGTGCGGCTGCACCGCGCCGGCCGTGGACTCGCAAGGAAAGCCGCGCGGGCCGATCCACATCGACGTCACCGGCACCGCGGCCGCCCCACCGCCCGCCTCACCGTCCGCCGCGTCCCGGTCCCCCGAGCGGCCGGCCGCGTCCCGGCCGCCCGTGCGGCCGGCCGCCCCGGCGCCGGGCCCGGCCCCGGTGCTGTGGTCACGCGGTGACACCGGCCGTGACGTGCGGGAACTCCAGGCCCGACTGCGGCAGGTCGCCTGGCTGTTCGACGGGCCGACCGGAACGTACGACGACCTGACGGAACGCGCCGTGCGGGGCTTCCAGGGCAAGCGCGGGCTGCCGAAGACCGGCACCACGGACACGGTCACCTGGCAGCGGCTGCTGAGGATGACCCGCGAGCCCGGCCGGTGGGACCTCTACCTGATGGGCGGCCAGCCCGCCGACGCCCCCGACGCGCGCTGCCTGACCGGCCGCGTGCTGTGCATCAGCAAGTCGAGCCGCACCCTGCGCTGGATGATCGACGGCCGCACCGTCACGACCCTGCCCGTGCGCTTCGGATCGGCGTACACGCCCACCCGTGAGGGTGAGTTCCGGGTGTACTGGAAGTCCCGCCGTCACCACTCGACGCTGTACGACTCGCCGATGCCGTACGCCATGTTCTTCAGCGGCGGACAGGCCGTGCACTACTCGTCCGACTTCGCCGCCCGGGGGTACGCCGGATCCTCGCACGGCTGTGTCAACGTCCGGGACGAGGCGGCGATCGCACAGTTGTTCGGAGAGGTGCGCAAAGGCGACAAGGTCGTCGTCCACTGGTGA